One region of Parambassis ranga chromosome 12, fParRan2.1, whole genome shotgun sequence genomic DNA includes:
- the jak2a gene encoding tyrosine-protein kinase JAK2a, whose translation MACILLTDMDLPTSSHVTHGNGDLANLDSATGLNPKQDMDTTCLSVHLYYLGKDDGGEGAADCSEKVLTFPPGEYIAEELCITAAKACGIGPVYCTLFGLMRESDRIWFPPNHIFKVHHSATESVLFRIRYYFPGCYNGSSSSFAHRYGLSKEMECPVMDDCVIAYHFSQWRSDFLNGWVNIAVSHEAQEECLGMAVLDMMRLAKESGQSPVDIYNDTSYKSFLPRCMRNRIQEYNILTRKRIRYRFKKFIQQFGECKATACNLKLKYLMSLEMLLPSLYSERFQVSDHSLREVTIVVMGNKGIQWSTGKEEEGAEEELQTFCDFTEVIDISIKQSNKEGSAESRIVTLTTQDNQILELEFHSLSEALSFASLVDGYYRLVADAHHYLCKEIAPPRLLECIQSYCHGPVSMEFTISKLRRSGNHQGLYILRCSPRDYDKYFMSFVVGYETMVDYKHCQIIKTESGEYILSGAKRSFGSLKELLNCYQKEALRTDGYTFQLTRCCPPSPKDKSNLLVCRNDQGAEVPLSPSLHKPNISQMVFHKIRKEDLVINESLGQGTFTKIFCGVKKELGDYGEIHQTDVVIKILDKAHRNFSESFFEAASMMSQHSHKHLLLNYGVCVCGDENMMVQEYGKFGSLDIYLKKNKSCVNIPWKLEVAKQLAWAMHYLEDKNLIHGNVCAKNVLLIREEDRKTGSLPFIKLSDPGISIAVLSKEVLVERIPWVPPECIENPQNLSLATDKWGFGTTLWEICSSGDKPLCTLDCSKKYLFYEDRHQLPAPKWTELANLINSCMDYEPLHRPSFRAVIRDLNSLFTPDYELLVESDMVPNRTRGFGFPWAFESQEPAQFEERHLIFLKQLGKGNFGSVEMCRYDPLQDSTGEVVAVKKLQHSTAEHLRDFEREIEILKSLQHENIVKYKGVCYSAGRRNLRLIMEYLPFGSLRDYLIKHKDHFDSKKLLHYASQICKGMDYLATKRYIHRDLATRNILVESEMRVKIGDFGLTKVLPQDKEYYTVREPGESPIFWYAPESLTESKFSVASDVWSFGVVLYELFTYSDKNCSPPAVFMDKMGNEKQGQMIVYHLIDLLKQGFRLPAPDNCPKEIHKIMMECWSSDPKLRPTFKTLIQSVDIVRDSKGG comes from the exons ATGGCCTGCATTCTTCTGACAGATATGGACCTGCCCACCTCCAGTCATGTGACACATGGAAATGGAGACCTTGCCAACCTCGACTCAGCCACCGGGCTCAACCCCAAACAGGATATGGACACCACCTGTTTAAGTGTCCACCTGTACTACCTGGGGAAGGACGATGGAGGAGAAGGTGCAGCTGACTGTTCAGAAAAAGTGCTCACGTTTCCACCTGGAGAGTACATAGCAGAGGAACTGTGCATCACTGCAGCAAAAGCATGCG gAATTGGTCCAGTCTACTGTACCCTGTTTGGTCTCATGAGGGAAAGTGATCGGATATGGTTCCCTCCTAACCACATCTTTAAAGTGCATCACTCGGCTACTGAGAGTGTGCTCTTCAGAATCAG ATACTATTTTCCAGGCTGTTACAATGGCAGTTCTTCATCTTTTGCTCATCGCTATGGCTTATCCAAAGAGATGGAATGCCCTGTGATGGATGACTGTGTCATAGCATATCATTTTTCTCAG TGGCGTAGTGACTTTCTGAATGGCTGGGTTAATATTGCAGTGAGCCATGAGGCTCAGGAGGAGTGCTTGGGCATGGCTGTGCTAGACATGATGAGGCTCGCTAAAGAGAGCGGTCAGTCACCTGTGGATATCTACAATGATACCAG CTACAAGTCCTTCCTGCCGCGATGCATGCGAAACCGCATCCAGGAATACAACATCTTGACTCGGAAAAGAATCCGCTACCGCTTCAAGAAGTTCATCCAGCAGTTTGGTGAATGTAAGGCCACAGCATGTAACCTCAAGCTCAAATACCTGATGAGCCTGGAGATGCTGCTACCGTCTCTCTACTCTGAGCGCTTCCAAGTCAGCGACCACTCTTTGCGAGAGGTTACCATTGTTGTCATGGGTAACAAGGGCATCCAATGGTCAAcagggaaagaggaggagggagcagaggag GAGCTACAGACGTTCTGCGATTTCACGGAGGTGATTGATATTAGCATCAAACAGAGCAATAAGGAAGGCTCCGCAGAGAGTCGCATAGTTACCCTCACCACACAGGACAACCAGATCCTG GAACTGGAGTTTCACTCCCTCTCAGAGGCCTTGTCGTTTGCATCATTAGTTGATGGCTATTACAGGCTGGTCGCAGATGCACATCATTACCTGTGCAAAGAGATTGCTCCCCCAAGGCTTCTGGAGTGTATTCAGAGCTACTGCCATGGCCCTGTGTC GATGGAGTTTACTATTAGTAAGCTGCGGCGCTCTGGTAACCATCAAGGCCTGTACATTCTTCGCTGCAGTCCCAGGGACTATGACAAATACTTCATGTCTTTTGTGGTGGGG TATGAAACAATGGTGGACTACAAGCACTGTCAGATCATAAAGACGGAGTCAGGAGAGTACATTCTGAGTGGTGCCAAGAGAAGCTTTGGTTCACTCAAGGAGCTTCTTAATTGCTACCAAAAGGAGGCGCTCCGCACAGATGGATACACATTTCAGCTTACCAGGTGCTGTCCACCCAGCCCCAAAG ATAAGTCGAACCTGCTGGTGTGTAGAAATGATCAAGGGGCAGAGGTTCCTCTGTCTCCCTCGCTCCACAAGCCCAACATCAGTCAAATGGTCTTCCACAAGATCCGAAAAGAGGACCTTGTCATC AATGAGAGCCTGGGACAAGGAACATTCACCAAGATCTTTTGCGGTGTGAAGAAAGAGCTTGGAGACTACGGAGAGATACACCAGACAGACGTTGTTATCAAGATTTTGGACAAGGCCCATCGCAACTTTTCAGAG TCATTCTTTGAAGCAGCCAGCATGATGAGCCAGCACTCCCACAAACATTTACTTCTCAACtatggcgtgtgtgtgtgtggcgacGAAA ACATGATGGTGCAGGAGTATGGTAAATTTGGTTCACTGGACATCTAcctgaaaaagaacaaaagctgTGTAAACATCCCCTGGAAGCTAGAAGTGGCTAAGCAGCTAGCCTGGGCTATGCACTACCTG GAGGATAAAAACCTCATTCATGGGAATGTTTGCGCCAAGAATGTTCTTTTGATTCGAGAGGAGGATCGGAAGACGGGGAGCCTGCCCTTCATTAAGCTCAGTGACCCCGGTATAAGCATCGCTGTGCTGTCCAAAGAAG TTCTGGTGGAGCGCATTCCCTGGGTACCACCTGAGTGCATAGAAAACCCTCAGAATCTGAGCTTAGCCACAGACAAGTGGGGCTTTGGGACCACACTCTGGGAAATCTGCAGTAGTGGAGACAAACCACTCTGCACACTGGACTGCTCAAAG AAGTACCTGTTCTATGAGGACAGACACCAGCTTCCTGCTCCCAAATGGACAGAGCTGGCCAATCTGATAAACAGCTGTATGGATTATGAGCCTTTACACAGACCATCCTTCAGAGCCGTTATCAGAGACCTCAATagtctgttcacaccag actaTGAGCTGTTGGTGGAGAGTGACATGGTCCCCAACAGGACACGAGGCTTTGGCTTCCCATGGGCTTTTGAGAGCCAGGAGCCTGCTCAGTTTGAAGAGAGGCACCTCATCTTTCTCAAGCAGCTGGGCAAA GGAAATTTTGGCAGTGTGGAAATGTGCAGGTACGACCCCCTGCAGGACAGCACAGGGGAGGTGGTGGCCGTGAAGAAACTCCAGCACAGTACAGCCGAGCACCTCAGGGACTTTGAGCGGGAAATTGAGATCCTCAAGTCCCTTCAACATGAAAACATTGTCAAATACAAAGGAGTGTGCTACAGTGCAG GACGCAGGAACCTTCGGCTCATCATGGAATATCTCCCCTTTGGCAGCTTGAGAGATTATCTCATTAAACACAAGGACCACTTTGATTCTAAGAAACTTCTGCACTATGCGTCACAGATTTGCAAA GGTATGGACTACCTCGCTACCAAACGTTACATCCACAGAGACCTGGCCACTCGAAATATTTTGGTAGAGAGTGAGATGAGGGTCAAGATCGGTGATTTTGGTCTGACAAAGGTGCTGCCACAGGACAAAGAGTACTACACTGTCAGAGAGCCTGGAGAAAGCCCCATATTCTG GTATGCTCCAGAGTCTCTAACTGAGAGCAAGTTCTCTGTGGCATCAGATGTTTGGAGCTTCGGCGTTGTCCTCTATGAGCTCTTCACCTACAGTGACAAGAACTGCAGCCCTCCTGCG gtTTTCATGGACAAGATGGGGAATGAAAAGCAGGGCCAGATGATTGTCTACCACTTGATTGACCTGCTGAAACAAGGGTTTAGGTTGCCTGCTCCTGATAATTGTCCAAAGGAG ATTCACAAGATTATGATGGAGTGTTGGAGCAGTGATCCAAAACTACGGCCCACTTTCAAGACATTAATCCAGAGTGTGGATATTGTACGAGACAGCAAGGGAGGATGA
- the rln1 gene encoding prorelaxin H1 codes for MLWRLTLAVAVVCVGGICNCVRADVMSRLIVPRDYGVKLCGREFIRAVIFTCGGSRWKRSTEGDLDPFQWSSISDVTVQDDQNTWQRSTELSESRPPPRVTSSSYSLADLLALYGATGDRGPLSAPAPMEESQPSVFFGEQEGILSPADWSIPSKKKRNFSLGVAGMCCNQGCTKNDIGRLC; via the exons ATGCTCTGGAGACTGACTCTTGCCGTGGCTGTCGTGTGTGTCGGTGGCATTTGCAACTGTGTGAGGGCTGATGTGATGAGCAGACTGATCGTACCCAGGGACTATGGGGTGAAACTGTGTGGGAGAGAGTTCATCAGAGCTGTCATTTTCACCTGTGGTGGCTCCCGGTGGAAGCGGTCCACAGAGGGCGATTTAG ACCCTTTCCAGTGGAGTtccatcagtgatgtcacagtgcaGGATGACCAGAACACCTGGCAACGTAGCACGGAGCTTTCAGAAAGCCGCCCTCCTCCCCGTGTTACATCCTCTTCTTACTCCCTGGCAGACCTCCTGGCCCTTTATGGCGCCACAGGTGACAGGGGGCCGCTCAGCGCTCCAGCCCCGATGGAGGAGTCCCAGCCATCTGTGTTTTTTGGAGAGCAAGAGGGGATTCTGAGCCCGGCTGACTGGTCCATACCGAGCAAGAAAAAGAGAAACTTTTCTCTGGGTGTGGCAGGGATGTGCTGTAACCAGGGCTGCACTAAGAATGATATTGGACGCTTGTGTTGA